Below is a window of Chloroflexia bacterium SDU3-3 DNA.
CGGGCGCAAAAGCGCGGGCCAGCCCGGCCTGGGCTGGCCCGCGCGGCGGCAGGGCGGGGCGCTACTGCGCGGCGGCCAGGGCGCGCTCGGCGTCGGCGCGGCCCATGGCGAACAGCTGGTGGTGCTGGCTGTCCTCGTAGTCGATGATCCACTCCATAGGCATCAGGTCTTTGGGGGCCACCACCAGCGGCGGGCGGATGCGGCGCGGGTACTCGGCGGGCACCAGCGAGGCGTCGCCCAGCCGTACGGCGGCCAGCCGCAGCCGCTCGATCAGCTCGGCCTCGCGGTTGCGGCGCTCCAGCGCCTCGAAGGCCACGCGGTACGATGCCAGCAGCGTCCAGTCGAGCGCCAGGGTGAGCGCCTGGATGAGATCCTGCGGGGTCTGGTGGAAGCTGGCCTTGGCCACACTGGGGTCGGCATTCCAGGGCGTCATCATCACCACCAGGATGTCTACCTCATCGTCGCCCGCCAGGTCGATCACCGGCTCCAGCGGGGTGTTGGCCAGCACCGCGCCATCCCAGTAGCGCCCCGCGCCGATCTGCGTCCACGGGTAGACGATCGGGATGGATGACGAGGCCATCAGGTGCTCGATGCCGATGGTGGTGGCGGGCGCGCCGTTCAGCTCGCGGTTGCAGAACAGCTCAAGCGCGCCGGTCTGCAGTTCGGTGGCGGCCAGCAGCAGCGCGGGCGACTGCGGGCTGTTGATCCGGCCAAAGTCCATCCAGCCCGCCAGCGTCCTGCGCCAGGGCGCGGTGTCGAGCAGGCTGAGGAAGGGGCGCTGGGCGAACAGCGTGCCTAGGTTTGAGAACAGGTTGTGCAGGCTGGCCTGGCGCTCCTCGGATGTGATCACCGACAGCGGGCCGCCGTGGGCCTCGGATGTGAGCACGCTGCGCAGCAGGAAGCGCAGCAGCGGCTTGACCACCGGCGGCAGGTCGGCAGAAAGCTGGTGCACGTCCTCGGTGTGCATGGCCAGCCAGTGCTGCTTCAGCTGGGCCACTGTCAGGCCGGATGCCAGCGCCGCCGCGTTGATCGCGCCGATCGATGTGCCGGCGATGATATCGGGGCCTCTGCCATCCTCGATCCAGCCGTGCTCGACCAGGGCCTCAAGCACGCCGATGTGGTAGGCTCCGCGTGCCCCGCCGCCGGAGAGCACGAGCGCTTTTTTGGGGGTTGCCATCGCCTCGCTCCTTGTCAGCTTGTCATCTGCTGTGGTATAGAACGAGGCGGCGACCCCGATTTTTCTAGTGCCTGCCCAGCAGCTCGATCAGGGCCTGGGTGGCGGCGCTGGGCGCGCGACCGCGCCGCAGGCCGTAGGCGTAGGTGCGGCGGTCGTCGCCGTCGATCAGGGCCAGCGCGCACAGCATGCCCGCCGCCACCTCGCGCCCGATCGCGATGCCCTGGATGAGCGCCACGCCCAGCCCGGCCTCGACGCAGCGCTTGATCGCCTCGGTCTCGGCCAGCTGGATGCAGGCCTCGCTCTCTAGCACGGCGGTGCCCAGCAGCCGCTCCACGGTGGCGTGTAGCGCCGACCCCGGCTCGCGCGTGAACAGCATGCGGCCCCGGATCTCCTCGCGCGTCACCTCCTCGCGCTCGGCCCAGTCGTCCTCGGGCGACACGATCACCACTAGCTTGTCGTGGCGGAACGGCGTGACCTCGACCTTGGGGTGGATGGCGGGCGAGCCGACCAGCACCAGATCCACCGTGTCGGCGGCCACCAGATCCAGCAGCTCGCTGGTGTTGCCCACGCTGATCCGCACGTGGTGCTGGGGGTGCAGCTCGCGGTAGCGCCGCAGCAGCATGGGCAGCATATAGGTGGCCAGGGTGTGGCCCACGCCGATCCGTAGCGTGCGGTCGGCCACGCCTGCGGCGGCGCGGGTGGCCTCGGCGGCGGTCTCGCTGAGGGCCAGCATCTGCTCGGCGTAGGGCAGCAGGGCCTCGCCCGCGCTGGTGAGCCGCAGCCGCCGGGTCTGGCGCTCGATCAGCTGCGCGCCCACCTGGGCCTCCAGCACGGCGATCTGCTGCGAGACGGTGGGCTGGGTCATATGCAGCGCCTCGGATGCGCGCGTGAAGCTGCCGAGCCGGGCGACGGTGGCGAAGATGTGGAGTTTGTGCAGATCCATAGGCGTGCCTCGGCAGTGTATAGAAAATTCCTATCATAGGTATACCATAGATACATTGGAAAAATGGTAGTGATGAGGCTATGCTGCTAGGAGATTTCTTTTCACACTCCTACAGGAGGATGCCATGGAGCCAGACGTGAAGCAGCGGGTGCAGGCCCAGTTCGGGGCCGCCGCCGAGCGCTATGTGGCCAGCGCGGGCCACGCCAAGGGCGACGACCTGGCCCAGCTGGTGGCGCTGGCCGGGCTGCGCGGCCACGAGCGGGTGCTGGATGTGGCCACCGGCGGCGGGCACACCGCCCTGGCCTTCGCTCCCCACGCCAGCGAGGTGGTGGCCAGCGACCTGACGCCCGACATGCTGGCCGCCGCCGAGCGCTTTGTGCGCGGCCAGGGCGCGCAGAACGTGCGTTTCGAGCTGGCCGACGCCGAGGCGCTGCCTTTCGCCGATGCCAGCTTCGACGTGGTGACGGTGCGGATCGCGCCGCACCACTTCCCCGCCCCGGCGCGCTTCGTAGCCGAGGCGGCCCGCGTGCTGCGCCCCGGCGGCATCTTCCTGCTGGATGACAATGTCGCGCCCGAGGATGCGGAGCTGGCCGCCTTCATCAACCGCGTGGAGGCCTGGCGCGACCCCAGCCACGTGCGCTGCCTGCCGGTGAGCGAGTGGCGCGCGCTGATCGCAGCGGCGGGGCTGGATGTGGAGCACGTGAGCGATGTGCTCGTGAAGGCCTACGACTTTGCGCCCTGGGCCGAGCGCATGGCTATGCCCGCCGCCGAGCAGGCCGCCCTGGAGCGCTGGCTGCTGGCTGCGCCCGAGGCCTGCGTGGCGGCCTTCCAGATTGTGGCCGAGGGGGGCCGCGTGCGTAGCCTCTCGACGGGCTTCGTGATCATCAAGGCCCGCAAGCCGGTGCGATAGATCAAATCTAGCGCACTCCTCGTGCCAGCGGCCTATCTTCGTGGTAAAACGTTCTTGTGCCGCCTTGCTGGTGAAGGGCTGCGCTTGCCTTGCACAACCCTGTGAACTAGCGCATAATACAGGCCCGGATCTGCGCACCTGCGGGGGAAGCCATATGAGCGATACGATCGATACCAGCGCCTGCGAGCCAACCGACGACCTGTTTGGCGACCTAGACAGCGGGGCGCGGGCGGCGCTTGAGCGCCAGACCTCGTATGGCAGCTACCCGGCGGGCTACATCTTCTTCTCGCCCGAGGAGTACACCGAGCACCTGCTGTTTGTGAAATCGGGACGCGTGCGGCTCTACAAGCTCTCGCCCGAGGGCCGCTCGCTCACCCTGTTTGTGCTGAGCGCCCACTCGGTGTTCGCCGAGGCCGCGCTGCTGGGCGACCGCGCCCACGACTGCTTCGCCGAGGCGCTGACCGAGTGCAGCGTGGGGGCTATCCCCAGCGACGAGGTGCGTCAGATCATGGCGCAGCACCCCGAGGTGGCCATGCGCATGATGGACATCATCGCACGGCGGCTGCGCTCGCTGGAGCGCAAGCTGGCCGACATCGCCTTCAAGAGCGTGCCCCAGCGCCTGGCGGCCATCCTGCTCGATCTGGCCGACTGCGGCAATGGGATCGACCAGTCGGCACCGCCTGCGGTCATCCGCTACACCCACCAGCAGCTGGCCGAGATGCTCGGCTCGTACCGCGAGACCGTGACCAAGGCCGTGGGCGAGTTCCGCGAGGCCGGGCTGATCCGGATCGCTGGCGACATGATCTACCTGCTGGAGGTGCCGCGCCTGCGCGCTCTGGCCGATGCCACATAGTAGCTGCAGTCGGCGGCTTTTTGCGCCGCGCCGCAAACATGCGGGTGCGGATGCACCACACATGGGCAAGATAGTGTACAATGGCGCGGCAGACCGCACGCTTCTGTAGAAGATCCGCCAGCCCCAGCGCCGCCACGGCGCTGGAAAGCGCCAGTACAACAAACAACCATGTCAGTTGCCGAGTTTCCACCGCGCTCAACCGAGGCAGACCCACGGGACCGACACACTGCGCAGCAGCGATTTCGGCTGAGCCTCACCCTAGAGCAGTGCCTCTACATCGCCCTCATCCTCGTGGCCCTGCTCACCCACTTCTGGGGGCTTGGGGTACGGGCCTACCACCACGACGAGACGCACCACGCCTTCTTCTCGTGGAAGCTCTACCAGGGCGAGGGCTATGTCCACGATCCGCTGCTGCACGGGCCATTCCTCTACTTCGCCAACGCCTTTATCTACATGCTGTTTGGCGACAACAACACCACCGCCCGCGTCAGTGTCGCGCTGTTTGGCACCTTGCTGGTGGGGCTGCCCTACCTCATCCGCCGCGAGCTGGGGCGGGGCACGGCGCTGGCCGCCGCGCTCTACCTCACGGTCTCGCCCGCCATCCTGTATGTGGGGCGCTTCATCCGCCACGACACCTTCGCCGTCACCTTCGAGCTGCTGGGCTTCATCGGCATCGTGCGGTATGTGAGCACCCAGCAGAAGCGCTGGCTCTACCTGCTGGCGGTGGCGCTGGGCCTGATGTCGGTGACGATGGAGTCGTTCTTCCTGTATGTGGCGATCGTCTTCCCGCTGCTGATCGCGCTCTTCCTGTGGTACGCGTGGAAGCCGAGCCTGCTGATCGCCGGGGTGACGGGCGTGATCTTCGCCGCGCTGATCTTCGTGCTGCCGGGCGCGCCCGAGCGCTCGGGCGACAAGGTGCTGCGCACCAGCGGCAGCTATGTCTGCCCCTCGCCTAGCAACCTCTTCCCGCCCGACAACCCCATGCGCTTCACGCCGGGCCCGGTGCTGGGCCTGCCGCCGCTGCCCACCGCCGACAACGACTATGGCGTGTGCGTGCGCAACCAGCCCGACAATAGCTTCCCGGCCTACTTCGTGAAGCTGGGCCAGTTCTTCGGCCACCCGGCCATCCTGCTGGCGCTGGCGGTGCTAGTGCTGGGCCTAGGCGCGGCGTTTGCGCCGATCTGGCTGCTGAAAGATGCCAGCGGGCTGACGCCGTGGCAGCGGGCCAAGGAGCTACAGAACCCGATCGTCGAGGTCTTCACCAGCCTGGGCCGCGACCGGCGGCTGTGGGTGGCGCTGGGCATCTTCTTCGCGATCTACGCGCTGTTCTTCACCGCGTTCCTCACCAACCCGGTGGGCATCCTGAGCGGTATGTTCGGCTCGGTGCTGTACTGGATGGCCCAGCACGACGTGCAGCGCGGCGGGCAGCCGGGCTACTACTACACCATGCTGCTCAGCGTCTACGAGCCGCTGGCGATCAGCTGGGGCCTGATCGGCACCGTGATGGTGCTGGTGGGCGGCGCGCTGATGGTGCTGCGCCGCCGCGCAGCCGCCACGGCGCAGGGTGTGGCGCGCGGCATCGACTGGTCGGTGGCGTTGCCAGCGATGCTGGTCTGGTGGTCGCTGGCCACCTGGTTCATCTACTCGTGGGCGGGCGAGAAGATGCCCTGGCTGACGATGCACGTGGTGATGCCCATGGCGCTGCTGGCGGCCTGGGCGCTGGTAAAGACGGTGACGTGGAGCTTCGCGGTGGCCAGCGATGCGGTGGCCGACATGCGCGCCCACCGCGCCCAGCGCCGCAGCGCGCTGCTGATCTACCTGGCGGTGGTCGCCGCACTGGCGATCTTCACCGTGATCATTATGGGCGCGGCCACCAGCAACAGCGCTACCACTTTCGCGCTGCCGATCGCGGTGTTCCCGCTGCTGGCACTGCTGCTGGGCGTTATGGCCACCGTGCTCTACGGGCTGATGCGCGGCTTCCGCGAGGCCCTGGGCGCGCTGGCGCTGGGCATGGTGCTGGTGCTGGGCAGCTACACGCTGCGCAGCTCGTACCAGCTGAACTACCTGTGGGGCGACACGCCGCGCGAGATGATGATCTTCGTGCAGACCTCGCCCGACGTGGCGCGGGTGATGTCCCGGCTGGAGCAGGCCTCGGTGCGGCGCACCGGCGGCATGGGCATGCCGATCTGGTACGACAACGAGACGATCTGGGGCTGGTACACCCGCCGCTTCACCACTAAGGCCCAGCAGTCGCCCGCGCTGGCCGCCGCGCCTGGGCCAGAGGTGCAGGCCGTGCTGATGCTGCAGGAGAACCTGGACACCAACCCGCAG
It encodes the following:
- a CDS encoding patatin-like phospholipase family protein; amino-acid sequence: MATPKKALVLSGGGARGAYHIGVLEALVEHGWIEDGRGPDIIAGTSIGAINAAALASGLTVAQLKQHWLAMHTEDVHQLSADLPPVVKPLLRFLLRSVLTSEAHGGPLSVITSEERQASLHNLFSNLGTLFAQRPFLSLLDTAPWRRTLAGWMDFGRINSPQSPALLLAATELQTGALELFCNRELNGAPATTIGIEHLMASSSIPIVYPWTQIGAGRYWDGAVLANTPLEPVIDLAGDDEVDILVVMMTPWNADPSVAKASFHQTPQDLIQALTLALDWTLLASYRVAFEALERRNREAELIERLRLAAVRLGDASLVPAEYPRRIRPPLVVAPKDLMPMEWIIDYEDSQHHQLFAMGRADAERALAAAQ
- a CDS encoding LysR family transcriptional regulator, with protein sequence MDLHKLHIFATVARLGSFTRASEALHMTQPTVSQQIAVLEAQVGAQLIERQTRRLRLTSAGEALLPYAEQMLALSETAAEATRAAAGVADRTLRIGVGHTLATYMLPMLLRRYRELHPQHHVRISVGNTSELLDLVAADTVDLVLVGSPAIHPKVEVTPFRHDKLVVIVSPEDDWAEREEVTREEIRGRMLFTREPGSALHATVERLLGTAVLESEACIQLAETEAIKRCVEAGLGVALIQGIAIGREVAAGMLCALALIDGDDRRTYAYGLRRGRAPSAATQALIELLGRH
- a CDS encoding methyltransferase domain-containing protein encodes the protein MEPDVKQRVQAQFGAAAERYVASAGHAKGDDLAQLVALAGLRGHERVLDVATGGGHTALAFAPHASEVVASDLTPDMLAAAERFVRGQGAQNVRFELADAEALPFADASFDVVTVRIAPHHFPAPARFVAEAARVLRPGGIFLLDDNVAPEDAELAAFINRVEAWRDPSHVRCLPVSEWRALIAAAGLDVEHVSDVLVKAYDFAPWAERMAMPAAEQAALERWLLAAPEACVAAFQIVAEGGRVRSLSTGFVIIKARKPVR
- a CDS encoding Crp/Fnr family transcriptional regulator; protein product: MSDTIDTSACEPTDDLFGDLDSGARAALERQTSYGSYPAGYIFFSPEEYTEHLLFVKSGRVRLYKLSPEGRSLTLFVLSAHSVFAEAALLGDRAHDCFAEALTECSVGAIPSDEVRQIMAQHPEVAMRMMDIIARRLRSLERKLADIAFKSVPQRLAAILLDLADCGNGIDQSAPPAVIRYTHQQLAEMLGSYRETVTKAVGEFREAGLIRIAGDMIYLLEVPRLRALADAT
- a CDS encoding TIGR03663 family protein translates to MSVAEFPPRSTEADPRDRHTAQQRFRLSLTLEQCLYIALILVALLTHFWGLGVRAYHHDETHHAFFSWKLYQGEGYVHDPLLHGPFLYFANAFIYMLFGDNNTTARVSVALFGTLLVGLPYLIRRELGRGTALAAALYLTVSPAILYVGRFIRHDTFAVTFELLGFIGIVRYVSTQQKRWLYLLAVALGLMSVTMESFFLYVAIVFPLLIALFLWYAWKPSLLIAGVTGVIFAALIFVLPGAPERSGDKVLRTSGSYVCPSPSNLFPPDNPMRFTPGPVLGLPPLPTADNDYGVCVRNQPDNSFPAYFVKLGQFFGHPAILLALAVLVLGLGAAFAPIWLLKDASGLTPWQRAKELQNPIVEVFTSLGRDRRLWVALGIFFAIYALFFTAFLTNPVGILSGMFGSVLYWMAQHDVQRGGQPGYYYTMLLSVYEPLAISWGLIGTVMVLVGGALMVLRRRAAATAQGVARGIDWSVALPAMLVWWSLATWFIYSWAGEKMPWLTMHVVMPMALLAAWALVKTVTWSFAVASDAVADMRAHRAQRRSALLIYLAVVAALAIFTVIIMGAATSNSATTFALPIAVFPLLALLLGVMATVLYGLMRGFREALGALALGMVLVLGSYTLRSSYQLNYLWGDTPREMMIFVQTSPDVARVMSRLEQASVRRTGGMGMPIWYDNETIWGWYTRRFTTKAQQSPALAAAPGPEVQAVLMLQENLDTNPQNRDKLNGFVIQRLPLRWWFPEDQYRLPSEWRTAQVNEGSPLLMRLMRFQFDNTTTSQLWQFLIYRNPPGILGSTDFVIAVRPDLAQEIGLGTGAKQ